The following is a genomic window from Mus pahari chromosome 1, PAHARI_EIJ_v1.1, whole genome shotgun sequence.
CGACTAGTTTCCACAATGCTGAAGCGACCCACAATTATTAGACACATCCATGCCCTCACAATAAACACCTCACTCTTGAGTCTGCCCAAGTAATTTTATGCTTTCTGTATCCAAGAAGGCTCCATTAGAGTAGAGCTGAGCTGGAGGCTTTACCACAGTGTTCTTGGTACAGGAGGGTGGTACCAGATCCTGGCTCATAGCCTGGGTAGATACAGTCTTCAGAGTTCTGAGACTGGAGTCTGAGCTCTCCCCTCTCAATGGGTGTCCATCGGTCACCTGCGCTTGTAGAGACAGGGCTGAAGTTTAAGGCCTGAGAGTTGGGCTTTGGGTCCTACTCGAGGAGGTCCAGTCTTTTCAAAGTCAAACAAGAAGAAGTGGCTGTTGGTCAGGTCCTAGAAGCAGAGAATACCAATGAGCTACAAATTTTCACTCCAACCACACGTCTCAGTGTTTGCCCTGCTCAGAGAGTGTCTCAAAGCCCCTCCCAGAGCTTTGTCTTAAAAGAGCAAAATTCCCATCTCTGGATTTACAGCCTCCCTTCTGAACACCATTATCCGAAAAAAGTTAAGAACTTGGGCAGACTTCTCGGGGACCTCCTCACCTTGTAGATAACCTTAAAGCCGAGTTTGGTCACAGCCCCCAAAAAGGTACGAATATCTTCAAAGCGGCTGCTGACTTCAGCTACTTTGAGAAGACCCCTGGGAAAAGGAGGAAGTCATGTGAGAAGGGGTGGACACGGGTATGCACATCAAAACCATCTGTGTTCTAGGGACTCACCCTGGCTTTAGCACTCGATTTGCCTCCTCAAGGAAGTCCCTGATGTTAGTTCCCATTAGTGAAAGGCAAAACACAGCCACATCCACAGATTCATCCTCCAGAGGCACCTGATGAGGAAGAATGTTCAATAGAGCACATACAGTGTCGGGAGAGGAAATTCAGCACCAAATGCTTGAACTGGATAATCGGATGGGAAGACTGGGAAGAAGGATTAGGCCAGACACACAGAGGGGCTTACCTGGGCCATGTCACATACTGTGACCCTGGGGTCCAGAGAAGCCAAATCAAAACAGTGCACAGGGTTCCGGACACTTGAAGCTAGACGGCAATCTCCACAGCCAAAGTCAGCTACCACTAAGGATGCAGGCCTAGgagtggaagggaggggagggtcaCTTACTGGTCTGGTCAAAGTCCTGATCACCAACACCACCCCTCTCATAGTGCATAGCACCCCTCACCCCCATTACTTCTGGCGGAGATCTTTGGCAATACGGTCCACCGGGTGCAGTGGCCACTTCTTTACTTGTCTCTGAAAGCCACGGTGATAAAGGAGAAAAGCCTCAGGATCTTCCTGGAATAGGCGCTGGGCAGCACTGCTGGGCCCTGAGTATAACTGTTCATTAAGGTAGCGAAATCGGGCCCCATCCAGGCGTTGTGTCATGCGTGCTCGTAGGGCTCCAGCTCTAGACGCTTGACTGTCTGACTTTGGTGCAGGAGGCACCTCAGTCTCCTCTATGGAAGCCTTGGGAGGAACCTGCTCTGGTGTCTGGAGTGGCCGAAATTTGTTCTTGTGTCTCCGCTTATTTTTCTGCCGGTTCCGCCACTGCTTGCGGCTCAGGGTGTGTGAGGAGTTAGGTGACATAGACTCAGGGCTTGGCTTGGATGGGTCAATTGTAGCAGTACTCGTCCTGGAATTGTGAGCTGCAGAGAGGGAGATGAGAAGACATTTGAGGCTTGATCCTCTAAATTCAGAGGCATAGCAAGTCATCCTGGCTACTCCCTTGTCCTTCAGACAGAGTCCATAGCCGGGATAAAAGTGCCTCTTACCATCCAGcccatgtgcgtgcatgtgtatgtaagaGAAAGACCTTTGTCATCTATCCAGTCAGTTcacagcctccccacccccatattcACATATACTGATACCTGTTTGGTCAACACTGTCCAGGGGCTGGGTTAGGTGTAAAGAGGAGTATTCCTggcatttcctcttttctttttcttctccagcaGAGATCCCACCAAGAGGAGGAGTTTGTCTGtggcattttcttcttccttctttcccctcaaAGTCACTGATGGATGGCACCTGTTTCtgacatttcccttttcttttcttccctactTCCTTTGAGATGCTGGCAACTGAGGGCCTTTGGAggtgtctcttcttccttcctacctcctcctcctcctcagagtcACTGCCAGGTAGGCTGGGGGTTTGTTGGGAGAGAGATGCTGCTTCCAGAGCCCGTAATGTGGCCAAGAGATGGCGGCGCTTGCGTCCCTGGAGGCAAACaagagatgagtgtgtgtgtgagagggctggtgagatggctcagtgggtaagagcacccgactgctcttccgaaggtccggagttcaaatctcagcaaccacatggtggctcataaccatctgtaacaagatctgacaccctcttctggagtgtctgaagacagctacagtgtacttacatataattaatgaataaatctttaagagagagagagagagagagaatatggatgAGGCCTGGAGActaagaaaggagagatgggctTCAGCTACTGGTGGTTCTTCCCATCCAAAGTTAACGAGTTTGTTGTGAAGTCGGCCAAGCCCAGAACTTTCAGGCTGCAATCTCAACCTCTGGGAAGCTGGAGGGCAGAAAGTGTTCCCatcctacttttctttttttggtttttagccttggctgtcctggaactcactatgtagaccaggctggcctcgaactcagaaatccacctgcctctgcctcttgagtgctgggattaaaggtgtacgccaccatgcccggctcccatCCTACTTTTCAAAATGTGTAAAGGATTGCCTGTTGGTTTCCTTAAAACAATGTGCTAAGCACACAGACAACAGGACCAAGGCAAGATAGCAGCTATCTTTGCCTCCCACTGACAGCGTTCTAGGAGCagctgaggttttttgtttgtttttttgttttgaaacagcaagggcaaggttacacagagaagccctgtctcaaaaaaaaaaaaaaaaaaaaaaaaaaagaaagtaagtaagtaagtaagtaagtaagttcCTAACTGCAGTAGAGAGAATAATAGCCTGTTAGGAAGAAGCTGCACACAGACAAGCAGAAATGGACTACAGAAATGAACAGAACATTCTGGGCTAACTGAAGGTCAGGAACACCGTAGGGGGATGAAGAAACCCTCACATCTGATGAGGTTCAAAGGAAGAGGCATGTTTTCCGTGAAGCTGATTTGGGGTTCAAGTCCTGCTGCTTGTCCTCAGCCAGACCCTTACCTTGGAGGCTCTGGGTTCCCTGAGCCTCTTTTGAATAGTGATTCAGATAACCTCCCAGTCACCTGCCTTGACTCTATCTAATATACTTTCTACACTGCAACTAAAAATCCTTTCAAGACTATGGATTCTGCTCAGTAATAAATGCTATCTACCACGCTGAAGCCCTGGAATCGATCCTCAGTATATAAAGTGATGCCAGGTGAGAGAAAACTTGGAGAAGCCACTCCACTGCTAAAACAACTCTACTGATTTCCACCCTAGTGtacaaaaaaatttatttatcttttcaagCTCTGCGCTCCACGCTCCGAATCACGCATTCCTATTTGGACTATCCGGATCTTCAGCTCATAACTAACTCCCTCACCACCCCGATCCACGATAGCATTCAGGCTCTCCCTCTACCCAACACGACCCGGGGAGGGTAGACTTCACCTCCTTCAAACAGCCCAGTGCAGGGCCGCTCACCTTGACTGGCGGGGCAGTCGCCGGCCGAACCTGTGCTGTCGCGGTCCCTAGGCCCACGATGGCTGGGGCCGCCTCCACCCATTCAGGCTCTTCGAACATACTGGTGGCCCACAGGGCCGGAGGAGCCTACACTCCGGCCCACGTGCAGCGTGCGTCAGGGAATCTCAGAGCTGGAACCAGACCAAACCGGGCCGGAAGCCACCGAGTGAAATTCTGTGGTAGCTAGAGCGGCCGGCACGGAGCAGAGCACCATCGAGTGTAGCCGCTGGCGAGCTAGAGAGGCAGTAGGAGGTCGGAAGGGAGGGACCGTGGCCCGCGCTGGCCGGAGCGGGCCGGGGCGGGccggggcggggccgggcggcGGGCGCGGCCGGACGGGAGTTCCCCCGGAGAAGGCGCCTGCGGCCCGAGTCCCGGTGAGTGTGGGTTGCTCCGCGCCCTGCCCCACGCTGTCTTGCTAGCCGGTCTCTGCGATCTCTGCAGCAGTTCTGAGCCGGGGCCGCCGGGCAAGgacccctgtcccctcccccggGTGTTTGCAGCTTgggccccttccccaccccccagccgTGCTCGAGGGCCGGGGCTCAGAGCCGGCTGACACCAACTCAGGAAACTAGCAAAGTCTACCCTACAGCCCCAGACCCCCTTGCTCCTCGAGCCAAGGGGTCGTCCGCTGCCCGAAGCCCTTCACAGACAACCACTGTCCCTCTCGCGACGCTCCCCATCCCAGCACTGACACCTCTGTCCTGAGGGAACACAGAGAGAGCCgttctcttgtctctgttctCCCGCAGTCCCCCGAGGCTTCCCCAGTCCCGGGGTCTCTGCCGGGACGCTGCTATGGACGACATTTTCACTCAGTGCCGGGAGGGCAACGCGGTGGCGGTGCGCTTGTGGCTGGACAACACAGAGAACGACCTCAATCAGGGGTGAGCTGAAGCATTGGCGGCGAGTGAGAGGATGGCTActagtcagctttctgttactcAGTGCTCATGTCGGGCGGGGGCGGCTGACTGCTATCCAGTGTGAGGAGTAGTAGCAAGCAAAGCCTGTTGATGGAGGAGGGTCTACACAGAGGAAGCTgtcggagtgtgtgtgtgtgtgtgtgtgtgtgtgtgtttgtgtttgtgtgtgagtgttttaaaCTAAGTTTCACAATCGGGTTCCCGGGAACTTTGCAGTCTCTGTGAACTCATGTCAGAGGCAGACCAGAGTGCCAGAAAATTGTTTGGAATTACATGTGGTTGGAGGATGAGTTTCTGCACCCTAGAGCGTTGGGTAGAGTGGGAAAGGATATTAGAGGTCTAAAGTTCTGAAACTGTGTAGTGATAAGAGGACCCATTTGTTGAAATTGCCTTAAAGTGATGTTTGGATACAAGAATTGAGACAGGGTTGGGGTGAGAGCCCTAAAATCATAAGGATGAAATAATTGAGTTAGTATGGGAAGTGAAGGGGGTTGTCAGAGATGACCTGGGGTTTAAAAGGAGGTTTGGGTACTTGGATACTTGCTGAGGTTCCATTATGGACTGACCACAGTTTTGGTGACACTACAGTGACTTCGAAATGCTTGGCAGGTTGTTAGTTATGCAGATTTAAAGTTCGGGAGGTTTGATTGGGAGGCCAAGGTACCACAAATAGCATTTAAATGGTATCTGAAGATTCTATCATGTGGATCGTACCTCAGAAGAGTAGAAAATAAAGGGAGAGGTTGAGAAGCCTGGCTGACAGCAAACAACCATctgaataagaaataagaaatggatTAAGATTAGAGAATGaatgttttaataaaagaagAGTGGTTAATTGTAGGCTGCTGAGAAGTTAAAGAGCATGGATGAGCATTTAAAAAGTCttcatttaatttacatttaggATGTATTTGATCTTTCGAATGCTATTGCAGAACAGAAACAGGAAACTGCATCACACTGGGTTCCTTCAAATAAGGAACACCACTTGTGGTCACTGCTAGAGTCTTTGAATCAGACATAATCTACACCCTAGAGATGACAGGCTTCTCAGGGAGAAAAGTGAATGGGAGGTGAGGAAACAGATAATATGAACACTTTCTAAAATGCTGGCTGATAAACGAAAGCAACAAGTGCAGTGTTGAGAGCTTAGTAGGtagttttggtttgcttttgaagACAGGGTGTCATGTAGTTCAGAATGACCTCCAGCTTTCCATCctactgcttcagcctcctgagtgctgggatttccaTTTGTTGCCACTGTATCTGACtataagagtatatatatatatatatatatatatatatatatatatatatatatatatatatatatatatttttaggttGGGAAGGATCATCTGCCATCCTAGGCTAGGTTTCACTAGCTTTCATTAGGCTGTATGTTATTTCTCTGCTAGATTCAaagttatttgtttcatttttttttccacataacTTGTGTGCTCTGGTAAAAACTAAGCTCTCCTATTTTGTTGGTAAGAAAATAGAAGTTTAGGCTGTTGTCCAGTAGGAGTGGCATCTTGAAAGACTCCTTGCTGTCAAAAGGTGAAGGATATCATTAGGGAAACCAGAATGCTATGGTGGCTTGAGGGGACAGGGTGTGGGTGCTGGAGGTGGTTAACTCCCTGAAggcttttttgagatagagatCCAGGCCCTGAGGTGACCATCCACAAGCTTGGGCTTGCTCGGAGGCCACAGACTTCTGGAAGTTGTTCAATCAGAACATGGGAAATCTGGGAGACAAGAGTGATAGCAAGGGATAGACTCATACCCTGGAAAAGCCTTTGCTGAGTTTAACAGATGAGGGCCAACTAGAGGGACAATTATTTAAAGCTACATACTTCCTTCAGCTGTTGGGGGATTCTAGGTGACCAAGCCAGGATCAGCTCAAGGCCCCTCCTCCAGTCCCTTCACAGGAAGTGACCACAGCACTAAAGTATCTGGAAGCTGCAGGCCTAGACCACAGACCGCCCCCTGTTCCGCCCCTCAGATCTGCATCCCAGGGCTGGAGGGAATTTCCTTTTATGGCTCCAGGCTGTCAGTTTGACCCAGCCCATccagttgttttgtttgtacacttctctttataaaatatatgtccTTAGGGGATGAAAATACAAATTAggtaacatttttattcaaaagcttccatttacatttttctctgaattttgGAGTGGTAAGTAGGAACATCCTGGTTTGTAGGATTATCCACCCTCCCCCCATCAGTAATGAAAAGCATGTTTGTCATTGTACCCCTCCAAACATTTTCATTCCATTCCATTGTTAGATGTTAGTTTCAGTAACAGCCAAAAGCTTGTTTCTTCTAAGTTATAGCCTGTCTTCTCCAGTATGCCTTCTCCCCTATTAACCTACAAACAACATCAGCTTTCATCCCATTCTCAAGCATATATGATCCAACAGGCAAGAGAGCTCACAGTAGCAGATTCTTACAATCCAGTCAGTTTAACTCTACAGTAAGGAGATGCACAAAAAAACAACGCAAACAAAGAATTGTAGGTGTTACTAAAGACGTATGAACTGAAGATAAAGCATGTGTCAAGTATACAAGGTCCTGGGTATGATTCCTAGCACTGTCAAATGGGAAGGCAAGAAAGTAGGGAAGCCAGAGGACCCCAGGAAGAGTACTATCACCTAATGGAGTAGAATTGCTAGGGAAGGAGTTGTGGTTAAAGTGATAAACCTTACAGTTGTTGGGACATCTAGGTGACTGGGTATGAAGCTCAAGGGAAAGTCTGAACTGAACTTTAGGAATTGCCAACGTGCATAGGAGCTAAGTCCTAAAGAGGCAAGCCTTCTCGGTGACTATAGAATCTCTTTTCCCCCATGAATCAAAGCTTTTGTCCTTCCCAACTCCAGCTTAGTGTCTGTGCTCTTTTCTCAAAGGGATGATCATGGCTTCTCCCCCTTGCACTGGGCCTGCCGAGAAGGCCGCTCTGCAGTGGTTGAAATGCTGATCATGCGGGGAGCACGGATCAATGTGATGAATCGTGGGGATGATACACCCCTGCACCTGGCAGCTAGTCATGGACACCGTGACATTGTACAGAAGGTACATGCAAACCCTTCACCAcccacatctctctctcacacacacactatgaagcCAGTAACAGGCACTGTCATGTGAAGAATGTGTgctattcttcctttcttcatgccTGGACACAAGTCTCTCACAGGGACTGactgcctttttcttctcttggcCATGGGGCGTAGCTGTTGCAATACAAGGCTGACATCAATGCAGTGAATGAACACGGCAATGTGCCACTTCACTATGCATGTTTCTGGGGCCAAGACCAGGTGGCAGAGGTAAGTACTCAGACCCCAAGTCCTATGATGAGTGGGAAGCAAACTGAGCATGGAACCATCAATCCATTCTGTCAGCCCTACTGTGTGACATTTACAGAATTATGTACTGCATCTGTGTTCATGCTTGTTTGTGACTGGCCCCCTGAACAATTTTCTTTTCAGGACCTGGTGGCTAACGGGGCTCTTGTGAGCATCTGTAACAAGTATGGAGAGATGCCTGTGGACAAAGCCAAGGCACCCCTTAGAGAGCTTCTCCGAGGTTCATTATCTACCCCTAGCTTGTCTCTTGCCCCACCTTGCATCTCCTCCCTTCACAGCACAATTAAAGCTAAGACCATTCTTCTTCTCTAGAACGGGCAGAGAAGATGGGCCAGAATCTCAACCGTATTCCATACAAGGATACATTCTGGAAGGGGACCACTCGCACGAGGCCCCGTGAGTCACtactgtggggaggggaggggctgcagcACAAGATTCTTGGGCTACTGGTGTCATGTTAAGGTAAAACTGGGTACTTGACCTGCTCATATTCTCAGGAAATGGGACCCTGAACAAACACTCCGGTATTGACTTCAAACAGCTCAACTTTCTGGCAAAGCTCAACGAGAATCATTCTGGAGAGGTAATCCCCACCCTTTTTGTTTCTCCCTTCCTAACACTCACAAACTGCCCACTCTGTATCCCTAATTAAGGTTTTTCTTCAAGTTAGTAGAAAAGAAATGGTACAGCCTGAGATAATGCTTCCTAACCTCTGTCCTTCAGCTATGGAAAGGCCGCTGGCAAGGCAATGATATTGTTGTGAAGGTGCTGAAGGTTCGAGACTGGAGTACAAGGAAAAGCAGGGACTTCAATGAGGAATGTCCCCGGCTCAGGTGGGACACCTGAACTGGAAGCTGTTGTTTCCAAGGCACCCCAAGTAGTACTGAAAAGATTCTGTTGGGTCTCACCACTCTTTTCCTCCCCAGGATTTTCTCACATCCAAACGTGCTCCCAGTGCTAGGTGCTTGCCAggctcccccagccccccacccaaCCCTCATCACACACTGGATGCCATATGGATCTCTCTACAATGTTCTACATGAAGGCACCAGTAAGGATGTTGGTCTTGTTGGGAAGGGACTAGAATAGGGGAAGGAGACCCTAAATGAATGATTCTTGCTTCCTGTTAGATTTCGTTGTGGACCAGAGCCAAGCTGTAAAGTTTGCTTTGGACATGGCAAGAGGCATGGCTTTTCTTCACACACTAGAGCCTCTCATACCTCGGCATGCACTCAATAGCCGCAGTGTAATGGTGAGATCACAGTTCACTTCTGGTCCGCAGAGCCCTCCCTTTGCTGGCCTAGAATAGGTCCCACCTTTTTGAACTTAATTTGTCTTCCTCAGATCGATGAAGATATGACTGCCCGAATCAGCATGGCTGATGTTAAGTTTTCTTTCCAGTGCCCTGGGCGCATGTATGCGCCTGCCTGGGTGGCCCCTGAAGGTAGGTGAAGGCATCATATAGGAAATTGAGAAGAACAAGCTCAGTAACAGTAAAAGAGGCACAGACTAGACAGGTTAGGAGGCCGAATAGTAAGCCTTAGTCCTTCTAGCCCTGCAGAAGAAGCCTGAAGACACAAACAGACGCTCAGCAGACATGTGGAGTTTTGCGGTGCTTCTGTGGGAACTGGTGACACGAGAGGTGCCCTTTGCTGACCTCTCTAATATGGAGATTGGAATGAAGGTGAGCACAGAACTGCAGGTACTTGTATAGGGGTGGTGGTGCTGGCAAACACTTGTAAGCGCTTCCTGAAGTTTATACAGCTAAATAGTAATCTTACCATTCAAGGACCAAAGGCTCTTGCCCATATGATGAACTCAAATTCTGAAGCTCACCTTGTTCCTTGTAATTTGCAGGTGGCACTGGAAGGCCTTCGGCCTACCATCCCACCAGGTATTTCCCCCCATGTGTGTAAGCTCATGAAGATTTGCATGAATGAAGACCCTGCAAAGCGACCCAAGTTTGACATGATTGTGCCTATCTTGGAGAAGATGCAGGACAAGTAGGACCTGAAGGTCCTTGCCCAAACTCCAGAAGTGTTAAAACATGGCTGGGGGAGTACACTTCTCCAAAGCTAGACCTCTGGTTGCCTCCCCTGTCTCTAATCATGGTACTACCCCAGTTATGGGGCTCGTTCCCTGCTCCCATCCCTACACTGTAGCCCCAAAAGGGGCTGGGCTCAGAGCTTTGTCACTTGCCACATGATGTCTCCCAACATGGGAGGGATCAGCCCCGCCTGTCACAATAAAGTTTATTATGAAAACAGGCTCGTGTGGGGACAGAGGGAAAGACAAATACATCTGGGTTGTGTGGCTCAGGTGAAGTAGTGCGGCTTCTTCACATTGATGCCATACTCGCTGAGGGCGGGGGTCAAGTCCTCCATGGTTAGGGTGTACTTGCGAtcctggggaaaagaaggaagaccaccaGCTGAGCACAGCAAGTGTAGACTCCAATCCTTTGCGGGTGACCCTGAGTAGGCCCAATACCTCCCCTAGGATTCTGCTTCCCCAAAAGGCTTTCAGGATAAGTTAGGCCTGTACTGGAAGGTGAGCCTCTCACACCTTACTCTTGCT
Proteins encoded in this region:
- the Ilk gene encoding integrin-linked protein kinase, yielding MDDIFTQCREGNAVAVRLWLDNTENDLNQGDDHGFSPLHWACREGRSAVVEMLIMRGARINVMNRGDDTPLHLAASHGHRDIVQKLLQYKADINAVNEHGNVPLHYACFWGQDQVAEDLVANGALVSICNKYGEMPVDKAKAPLRELLRERAEKMGQNLNRIPYKDTFWKGTTRTRPRNGTLNKHSGIDFKQLNFLAKLNENHSGELWKGRWQGNDIVVKVLKVRDWSTRKSRDFNEECPRLRIFSHPNVLPVLGACQAPPAPHPTLITHWMPYGSLYNVLHEGTNFVVDQSQAVKFALDMARGMAFLHTLEPLIPRHALNSRSVMIDEDMTARISMADVKFSFQCPGRMYAPAWVAPEALQKKPEDTNRRSADMWSFAVLLWELVTREVPFADLSNMEIGMKVALEGLRPTIPPGISPHVCKLMKICMNEDPAKRPKFDMIVPILEKMQDK
- the Rrp8 gene encoding ribosomal RNA-processing protein 8; this translates as MFEEPEWVEAAPAIVGLGTATAQVRPATAPPVKGRKRRHLLATLRALEAASLSQQTPSLPGSDSEEEEEVGRKKRHLQRPSVASISKEVGKKRKGKCQKQVPSISDFEGKEGRRKCHRQTPPLGGISAGEEKEKRKCQEYSSLHLTQPLDSVDQTAHNSRTSTATIDPSKPSPESMSPNSSHTLSRKQWRNRQKNKRRHKNKFRPLQTPEQVPPKASIEETEVPPAPKSDSQASRAGALRARMTQRLDGARFRYLNEQLYSGPSSAAQRLFQEDPEAFLLYHRGFQRQVKKWPLHPVDRIAKDLRQKPASLVVADFGCGDCRLASSVRNPVHCFDLASLDPRVTVCDMAQVPLEDESVDVAVFCLSLMGTNIRDFLEEANRVLKPGGLLKVAEVSSRFEDIRTFLGAVTKLGFKVIYKDLTNSHFFLFDFEKTGPPRVGPKAQLSGLKLQPCLYKRR